One Synechococcus sp. CC9605 genomic window carries:
- a CDS encoding N-acetylmuramoyl-L-alanine amidase has protein sequence MVPASSRRLAWLLAAALQCTAFTQALPARAASALAAWAFTEQGVLKLRTSRNARLEAFFQAASDGRGTRVWIDIPGELRFPRRLAGRGAVREIRLGKPRAGATRLVVEFRPDVDLNPNDLRLRGTAPDRWELVFTGLPTRGLDDFGEGDLTGRATAWLPPGGFRPTRTPVDPSGLPTVARNRYRIVIDPGHGGPDPGAIGIRGLRETDVVLDVSLQVADLLRARGVDVRLTRTREVDVDLPPRVSLANRSGATAFVSIHANALSMNRPDVNGIETFFFSDPRSGRLASYLQQQMMDVSPGTPNRGVRRGRFFVIRRSTMPSALVEMGFVTGAIDAPRLANADHRRRLALALAAGILNYLKQEVR, from the coding sequence ATGGTTCCGGCGTCGTCTCGACGGCTGGCCTGGCTTCTGGCCGCGGCCCTGCAGTGCACTGCCTTCACCCAGGCATTGCCTGCCCGAGCCGCCAGTGCCTTGGCCGCCTGGGCTTTCACCGAGCAGGGGGTCCTCAAGCTGCGCACCAGCCGGAATGCTCGTTTGGAGGCGTTCTTTCAGGCCGCCAGCGATGGCCGCGGCACCAGGGTCTGGATTGATATCCCTGGTGAGCTGAGGTTCCCGCGTCGCCTGGCCGGACGGGGTGCAGTCCGTGAGATCCGGCTGGGCAAACCCCGTGCCGGTGCCACCCGTCTGGTGGTGGAATTCCGCCCTGATGTGGATCTCAACCCCAACGATCTGCGCCTGCGTGGAACCGCTCCGGATCGCTGGGAACTGGTGTTTACCGGCCTGCCCACCCGCGGCTTGGATGATTTCGGTGAAGGCGATCTCACCGGTCGTGCCACGGCCTGGCTCCCACCCGGTGGATTTCGTCCTACCCGTACACCGGTGGATCCTTCCGGATTGCCAACGGTGGCCCGCAATCGCTACCGCATCGTCATCGACCCCGGTCATGGAGGCCCTGATCCTGGGGCTATCGGCATTCGCGGTCTGCGAGAGACCGACGTGGTTCTGGATGTGTCGCTGCAGGTGGCTGATCTGCTTCGGGCCAGGGGCGTGGACGTGCGCTTGACCCGCACGCGGGAGGTGGATGTGGACCTGCCGCCGCGGGTGTCCCTGGCAAATCGCAGCGGGGCCACTGCTTTCGTGAGCATCCATGCCAATGCCCTGAGCATGAACCGTCCGGATGTGAACGGGATCGAGACGTTCTTCTTCTCGGACCCCCGTTCTGGACGCCTGGCGTCCTATCTGCAGCAGCAGATGATGGATGTGTCCCCCGGAACACCGAATCGCGGCGTCAGACGCGGCCGCTTCTTCGTGATCCGGCGCAGCACCATGCCTTCGGCTCTGGTGGAGATGGGATTTGTCACCGGGGCGATTGACGCGCCGCGGCTGGCCAACGCTGACCATCGCCGCCGCCTGGCCTTGGCCCTGGCGGCCGGCATCCTCAACTATCTGAAGCAGGAGGTGCGATGA
- a CDS encoding 2-phosphosulfolactate phosphatase family protein: MQISYFHVPAEMPQDLRPDAAVVIDVLRATTTIARALHNGAEAVQAFASLEDLRAAAAEWPADARLLLGERGGQMLEGFDLGNSPVAVTPEQVAGKRLFMSTTNGTRALDRVREVPLLLTAALPNREAVAQRVLAKQPSHVAIVGSGWEGAYSLEDSLAAGALGHRLLELDPTGSSAANDELTAAVSLWRQWQSDPEACLRTATHGQRLIRLGDHDADFRCCAGLDQLGVVPTQVEPGVLRAA; this comes from the coding sequence ATGCAGATCTCCTACTTCCATGTGCCGGCAGAGATGCCGCAGGACCTTCGCCCCGATGCGGCGGTGGTGATTGACGTGCTGCGGGCTACCACCACCATTGCCAGGGCGCTGCACAACGGCGCTGAGGCGGTGCAGGCCTTCGCCAGCCTCGAGGACCTGCGCGCTGCGGCAGCGGAGTGGCCTGCTGATGCGCGTCTGCTGCTTGGTGAGCGCGGGGGTCAGATGCTCGAAGGGTTTGACCTTGGTAATTCACCCGTTGCTGTGACGCCTGAGCAGGTGGCTGGCAAGCGTCTGTTCATGAGCACCACCAATGGCACCCGCGCTCTCGATCGTGTCCGCGAGGTTCCTCTGCTGCTAACGGCGGCGTTGCCGAACCGCGAGGCCGTGGCCCAGCGCGTGCTGGCCAAGCAACCCAGCCACGTGGCGATTGTCGGCAGCGGTTGGGAGGGGGCCTACTCCCTCGAGGATTCCCTGGCCGCTGGTGCCTTGGGGCATCGCTTGCTGGAGCTGGATCCCACCGGGAGCAGCGCCGCCAATGACGAACTCACCGCGGCCGTCTCACTCTGGCGTCAGTGGCAATCCGATCCTGAGGCCTGTCTGCGCACGGCGACCCACGGTCAGCGCTTGATTCGCCTTGGCGATCACGACGCTGATTTCCGCTGCTGTGCAGGGCTTGATCAGCTGGGTGTCGTTCCGACACAGGTCGAGCCCGGGGTGCTTCGGGCGGCCTGA
- the murF gene encoding UDP-N-acetylmuramoyl-tripeptide--D-alanyl-D-alanine ligase has product MTLTLRQLMDVWGTTQGGRLEPDALLGRVCTDSRQLQAGDFFVPLVGERFDGHHFLEQLPEHKAQAAVVSRCWAEPLPPDLLHWRVDDTLLAYQQLALLHRRALGKPLVAVTGSAGKTTTRELIRAALAPLGAIQASEGNNNNDVGVPLTVLGATAADAALVIEMGMRGLGEIERLSYCTEPDLAVITNIGTAHIGRLGSREAIAAAKCEITAGLHPQGTVVIPAGDPLLESALSAVWSGRVLRVRLADDPEVESDLVGDINGDQLLIDADRLPLQLEGRHNARNLLLAVAVADQLGVSRRALQAIQVTVPGGRNRRLQQGGLTLLDETYNASPEAVLAALDLLAAQPGRRFAVLGTMLELGDRSLELHQEVAARAVQLGLDGLVLVDGGAEGKAMAEVAASLPHLQLVSNPEDAAAPLAAWLEAGDFLLLKASRGVALERLMPLLPRL; this is encoded by the coding sequence ATGACCCTGACGCTGCGTCAGCTGATGGATGTCTGGGGAACCACCCAGGGCGGCAGGTTGGAACCCGATGCACTGCTTGGACGGGTCTGCACCGACAGCCGACAGCTTCAGGCGGGTGATTTTTTTGTCCCCCTGGTGGGCGAGCGCTTCGATGGTCATCACTTCCTCGAGCAACTGCCTGAACACAAGGCCCAGGCCGCTGTTGTGAGCCGCTGCTGGGCTGAACCGCTGCCTCCAGACCTGCTGCATTGGCGGGTGGACGACACACTGCTGGCCTATCAACAGCTGGCCTTGCTGCATCGCCGTGCCCTGGGCAAGCCTCTGGTGGCGGTGACGGGTTCAGCCGGCAAAACCACAACCCGGGAGTTGATTCGAGCGGCATTGGCTCCGCTGGGAGCGATTCAGGCCAGCGAAGGCAACAACAACAATGACGTTGGGGTCCCCCTCACAGTTCTCGGTGCCACCGCAGCTGATGCTGCGCTCGTTATTGAGATGGGCATGCGGGGGCTTGGGGAGATTGAGCGCCTCTCCTACTGCACCGAGCCGGATCTTGCGGTGATCACCAACATCGGAACGGCTCACATCGGTCGTCTTGGCAGCCGCGAGGCGATTGCAGCGGCCAAATGTGAAATCACGGCTGGGCTGCATCCGCAGGGGACCGTGGTGATTCCCGCCGGTGATCCCCTTCTGGAGTCCGCCTTGTCGGCGGTCTGGTCCGGCCGCGTGCTGCGCGTGCGCCTGGCTGACGATCCCGAGGTCGAATCCGATTTGGTTGGAGACATCAACGGCGACCAGTTGCTGATCGATGCGGATCGTCTCCCGCTTCAGCTGGAGGGGCGCCACAACGCCCGCAACCTGCTCTTGGCCGTTGCGGTTGCTGACCAGTTGGGCGTGTCTCGCAGGGCATTGCAAGCCATACAGGTGACGGTGCCGGGAGGACGCAACCGCCGCCTTCAGCAGGGTGGTTTGACACTCCTCGATGAGACCTACAACGCCTCGCCTGAGGCGGTGTTGGCGGCTCTTGACCTGCTGGCGGCGCAACCGGGGCGACGTTTTGCCGTGCTGGGCACCATGCTGGAGCTTGGGGACCGCAGCCTGGAGCTGCATCAAGAGGTTGCTGCCCGCGCCGTGCAACTGGGCCTGGATGGTCTGGTGCTGGTGGATGGCGGTGCGGAGGGCAAGGCGATGGCTGAAGTGGCGGCATCCCTGCCCCATCTGCAGTTGGTGTCGAATCCGGAAGACGCAGCAGCACCTCTGGCCGCCTGGCTGGAGGCCGGGGATTTTCTGCTGCTCAAGGCCAGCCGCGGTGTTGCCCTGGAACGGTTGATGCCGCTGTTGCCACGCCTTTGA
- the murI gene encoding glutamate racemase, whose protein sequence is MTPQLLGFFDSGLGGLTVLRRVLERHGSVPCVYLGDTARVPYGNRQPDDIRRIAAEVVGWLRDQKVSTVVMACNTTNALARDVADGQAGAPVIGLIGAAAAMVETRRVGVLATPATVASSAYRASIEALHPGSMVIEQACPAFVPLIESGDMNSDDLRRAAQAYLEPLLAASVESIVLGCTHYPLLVPLLRQLLPESVQIIDPAIGVARQLDAVLRSPGPISAVPRPFSLESCRFCVTADPDGFAMRATPWLGQRPDVSLQLLPD, encoded by the coding sequence ATGACGCCTCAACTGCTCGGGTTCTTCGACAGCGGCCTGGGCGGATTGACGGTTCTGCGCAGGGTGCTCGAACGCCATGGATCGGTGCCCTGCGTCTACCTCGGTGACACAGCCCGGGTTCCCTATGGCAACCGTCAACCGGATGACATCCGGCGCATCGCCGCTGAAGTGGTGGGTTGGTTGCGCGACCAAAAGGTCTCCACGGTGGTGATGGCCTGCAACACCACCAATGCCCTGGCAAGGGATGTGGCCGATGGGCAGGCCGGGGCCCCGGTGATCGGTCTGATCGGCGCCGCCGCCGCGATGGTGGAAACACGCCGTGTTGGAGTGCTGGCCACACCAGCCACTGTTGCCTCTTCGGCCTACCGAGCCAGTATCGAAGCGCTTCACCCAGGGTCGATGGTGATCGAGCAGGCCTGTCCTGCCTTTGTTCCCCTGATCGAATCCGGGGACATGAACAGCGACGACCTTCGCCGTGCGGCCCAGGCCTATCTCGAACCCTTGCTGGCGGCTTCCGTGGAGTCGATCGTGCTGGGTTGCACCCATTACCCCTTGCTGGTTCCCCTGTTGCGTCAGCTTCTGCCGGAGTCCGTCCAGATCATTGACCCGGCCATTGGGGTGGCCCGTCAACTGGATGCTGTTTTGAGGTCACCGGGGCCGATTTCGGCGGTCCCACGTCCGTTTTCCCTGGAGAGTTGCCGCTTCTGCGTCACCGCTGACCCCGATGGCTTCGCGATGCGTGCCACCCCTTGGCTGGGCCAGCGGCCTGACGTCAGCCTTCAGCTGCTGCCGGACTGA
- a CDS encoding tRNA (5-methylaminomethyl-2-thiouridine)(34)-methyltransferase MnmD translates to MNGSAAELGALRVYPTADGSFSLLSDHFREAFHNSAGALNEARAKFVQPAELQRFSSGSELRILDVCLGLGYNTAAVLEALPTAGPKLHWWGLELDRRPLEQALEQASFQSLWSAPVLTKLVAIRDHDGWQENNSQGIQLWGDARSMLKQIPQSVHFDLVLLDAFSPQRCPELWSEEFLGALAHRLAPQGRLLTYSRSAAVRASLKRAGLSLFSLLPAPGERVWWSSGTLATPADSGCPPNGPGWRPLSAMEWEHLQTRAAVPFRDPQSNATAEGILERRRLEQEHCGYEPTNAWQRRWRRDSPS, encoded by the coding sequence TTGAACGGCTCCGCTGCTGAGCTCGGTGCGCTCCGCGTCTATCCGACGGCGGATGGAAGCTTCAGCCTGCTCAGCGATCACTTCAGAGAGGCCTTTCACAACTCTGCTGGGGCCCTGAATGAAGCCCGGGCCAAGTTCGTTCAACCCGCGGAGCTGCAGCGCTTCAGCAGCGGCTCTGAGCTAAGGATCCTGGATGTGTGCCTGGGGCTCGGCTACAACACGGCCGCTGTGCTGGAAGCTTTGCCGACCGCTGGGCCGAAGCTGCATTGGTGGGGGCTTGAGCTGGACCGCCGCCCCCTGGAACAAGCTTTGGAGCAGGCGAGCTTCCAATCCCTCTGGTCAGCCCCTGTGCTGACGAAGCTTGTTGCCATCCGCGACCACGACGGCTGGCAGGAGAACAACAGCCAAGGGATCCAGCTCTGGGGCGATGCCCGATCGATGCTCAAACAGATACCTCAGTCCGTTCACTTTGATCTGGTGCTGTTGGACGCCTTTTCCCCTCAGCGCTGCCCGGAACTGTGGAGCGAGGAATTCCTGGGAGCCCTGGCCCATCGCTTGGCGCCACAGGGACGGTTGCTCACCTACAGCCGTTCGGCCGCAGTGAGGGCCAGCCTGAAGCGAGCGGGCTTGAGCTTGTTTTCACTGCTGCCGGCCCCGGGCGAACGGGTGTGGTGGAGCAGCGGCACGTTGGCCACCCCCGCAGACTCTGGTTGTCCTCCAAACGGCCCCGGTTGGCGCCCCCTCTCGGCGATGGAGTGGGAACACCTGCAGACGCGAGCGGCCGTGCCGTTTCGCGATCCCCAGAGCAATGCCACGGCTGAGGGCATCCTTGAGCGCCGCCGCCTTGAACAGGAGCATTGCGGTTACGAACCCACCAATGCCTGGCAGAGGCGCTGGCGCAGGGACAGTCCGTCCTGA
- the aroA gene encoding 3-phosphoshikimate 1-carboxyvinyltransferase, with the protein MSGTGQSDDPRELKAGGSLQGRVKVPGDKSISHRSLLFGAIAEGTTTIDGLLPAEDPLSTAACLRAMGVSISPITDGGIVTVEGVGVDGLQEPAEVLDCGNSGTTMRLMLGLLAGRDGRHFVLDGDASLRRRPMRRVGQPLASMGAEVRGRDGGNLAPLAVQGRQLKGTVIGTPVASAQVKSALLLAALTAESPTTVIEPAQSRDHSERMLKAFGADLTVGGEIGRHISVRPGATLQGKNVVVPGDISSAAFWLVAGALIPGADLTIENVGLNPTRTGILEVLEQMGALIEVLNPRDVAGEPVGDLRVTHGPLKPFNFGEEIMPSLVDEVPILSVAACFCEGESRISGASELRVKETDRLAVMARQLKAMGADIDEHEDGMTIRGGRPLKGAALDSETDHRVAMSLGVAAMLADGNSSLARSEAAAVSYPSFWDELERLRC; encoded by the coding sequence TTGAGCGGCACAGGCCAATCCGACGACCCCCGTGAGCTCAAGGCCGGAGGAAGCCTCCAGGGACGGGTGAAGGTTCCAGGCGATAAATCGATCTCGCACCGATCGCTTCTGTTCGGCGCCATCGCAGAAGGAACCACAACCATTGATGGTCTGCTCCCGGCCGAAGACCCCCTGAGCACCGCCGCCTGCCTGCGGGCCATGGGTGTCAGCATCAGCCCGATCACCGATGGCGGCATCGTCACCGTTGAAGGGGTTGGCGTCGATGGATTGCAGGAGCCAGCAGAAGTGCTCGACTGCGGCAACTCCGGCACCACGATGCGATTGATGCTGGGCCTGCTGGCGGGCCGCGACGGTCGCCACTTCGTGCTGGATGGCGATGCCTCCCTGCGCCGCCGCCCGATGCGTCGGGTGGGCCAACCGTTGGCCTCGATGGGTGCGGAAGTGCGTGGCCGTGATGGGGGCAACCTGGCGCCGCTGGCGGTGCAGGGGCGCCAGCTGAAAGGAACCGTGATCGGCACGCCCGTGGCCAGTGCTCAGGTGAAATCAGCGCTGCTTCTGGCTGCGCTCACGGCCGAGAGCCCGACCACGGTGATCGAACCGGCCCAGTCCCGGGATCACAGCGAGCGGATGCTGAAGGCCTTTGGCGCCGATCTCACCGTTGGCGGCGAAATTGGGCGGCACATCAGCGTGCGTCCCGGCGCGACACTGCAGGGTAAGAACGTGGTGGTCCCCGGCGACATCAGCTCGGCAGCCTTCTGGCTTGTGGCTGGAGCCCTGATCCCAGGCGCCGATCTCACCATTGAAAACGTGGGGCTGAACCCGACCCGCACCGGGATCCTGGAGGTGTTGGAGCAGATGGGTGCCCTAATCGAGGTGCTCAACCCCCGCGATGTGGCGGGCGAACCGGTGGGCGATCTGCGGGTGACCCACGGTCCGTTGAAACCGTTCAACTTTGGAGAGGAGATCATGCCCAGCCTTGTGGATGAGGTGCCGATCCTCAGCGTCGCCGCCTGTTTCTGCGAGGGCGAAAGCCGGATCAGTGGAGCGTCTGAACTTCGGGTGAAGGAAACCGATCGGCTGGCGGTGATGGCACGTCAGCTCAAGGCCATGGGGGCCGACATTGACGAACATGAAGATGGCATGACCATCCGCGGCGGTCGACCGCTCAAGGGAGCCGCGCTGGACAGCGAAACCGATCACCGGGTGGCGATGAGCCTTGGCGTAGCAGCCATGCTCGCCGACGGCAACTCCAGCCTGGCGAGAAGCGAAGCCGCAGCCGTGTCGTATCCCTCGTTCTGGGACGAACTTGAACGGCTCCGCTGCTGA
- a CDS encoding carbon-nitrogen hydrolase family protein: MSDFLAAAVQLTSGQDPELNFNAAEEQIDLAARRGAELIGLPENFAFMGEDTRRLELAPTLAEQTSRFLVTMARRYQVALLGGGFPVPVGDGSRTLNRAELVDRDGMLLGCYDKIHLFDVDLPDGNTYRESATVNPGRDLPPVVEIPGLCKVGLSICYDVRFPELYRHLVGAGADLLMIPAAFTAFTGKDHWQVLLQARAIENTAYVLAPAQTGVHHGRRQSHGHALVIDPWGTVLADAGVQAGAAIAPVNTSHLGHVRGQMPSLRHRQPALF, from the coding sequence GTGAGCGACTTCCTGGCGGCTGCTGTCCAGCTGACGAGCGGTCAGGATCCAGAGCTCAACTTCAATGCGGCTGAAGAGCAGATTGACCTGGCTGCCCGCCGTGGTGCCGAGCTGATCGGCCTGCCGGAGAATTTCGCCTTCATGGGTGAGGACACCCGCCGCTTGGAGTTGGCCCCGACCCTGGCGGAGCAGACCAGTCGCTTTCTGGTGACCATGGCCCGTCGCTATCAGGTGGCGCTGCTCGGCGGGGGCTTTCCCGTGCCGGTGGGTGATGGATCGCGAACTCTGAACCGCGCTGAGCTCGTCGACCGTGACGGCATGCTCCTGGGCTGTTACGACAAAATTCACCTCTTTGATGTCGATTTGCCGGACGGCAACACCTATCGCGAGTCGGCAACTGTGAACCCAGGTAGGGATTTGCCTCCGGTGGTTGAGATTCCCGGTCTCTGCAAGGTGGGACTGTCCATTTGCTACGACGTGCGGTTTCCTGAGCTCTATCGCCATCTCGTCGGTGCCGGCGCAGACCTGCTGATGATCCCTGCGGCATTCACAGCCTTCACCGGAAAAGACCACTGGCAGGTGCTTCTGCAGGCCAGGGCCATTGAGAACACGGCCTATGTGCTGGCTCCGGCCCAGACCGGTGTGCATCACGGTCGTCGGCAAAGCCATGGCCACGCCCTGGTGATTGATCCCTGGGGCACGGTCCTTGCTGATGCAGGTGTGCAGGCTGGAGCTGCCATTGCTCCGGTCAACACGAGTCACCTCGGCCATGTTCGGGGTCAGATGCCGAGCCTTCGGCACCGCCAACCCGCTCTTTTCTGA
- the glmU gene encoding bifunctional UDP-N-acetylglucosamine diphosphorylase/glucosamine-1-phosphate N-acetyltransferase GlmU gives MLAVAVLAAGKGTRMKSALPKVLQPLAGATLVERVLASAGNLQPERRLLIVGHQAERVEQQLAPLGGLEFVLQQPQNGTGHAVQQLIPSLQGFEGELLVLNGDVPLLRSETVEALVEQHRASGADVTLLTARLEDPTGYGRVFADADGQVSSIIEHRDCTDEQRSNNLTNAGIYCFNWTALANVLPKLSTDNDQGELYLTDTVAMLPKAMHLEVADADEVNGINNRRQLAQCEALLQQRLRHHWMDEGVTFIDPESCTLSEGCSFGRDVVIDPQTHFRGRCVIGDNSRIGPGSLIEDASVGTNVSVVHSVVREASIGNDVAIGPFAHLRPAADVGDGCRIGNFVEVKKSQLGAGTKVNHLSYIGDAQLGEKVNVGAGTITANYDGVNKHRTMIGSNSKTGANSVLVAPINVGERATIGAGSTITKDVADGALAIGRARQMTKEGWAERKV, from the coding sequence ATGCTCGCCGTAGCCGTTCTGGCCGCTGGAAAAGGCACCCGCATGAAGAGCGCACTCCCGAAAGTGCTCCAACCGCTAGCGGGAGCCACCCTGGTGGAACGGGTGCTCGCCAGTGCCGGGAATCTGCAACCGGAACGGCGGCTACTGATCGTGGGGCATCAAGCCGAGCGGGTTGAGCAGCAGCTGGCTCCGCTCGGCGGCCTGGAATTTGTTCTGCAGCAGCCCCAGAACGGCACGGGCCATGCGGTGCAACAGCTGATTCCGTCGCTGCAGGGCTTTGAAGGCGAACTGCTCGTGCTCAACGGCGATGTGCCGCTGCTACGAAGTGAAACGGTCGAAGCATTGGTGGAACAGCACCGGGCCAGCGGTGCAGATGTCACCCTGCTCACGGCACGGCTCGAAGATCCCACCGGTTACGGGCGTGTGTTCGCCGATGCCGACGGCCAGGTGAGCAGCATCATTGAGCATCGCGATTGTACGGACGAGCAACGCAGCAACAACCTCACCAACGCCGGGATCTACTGCTTCAACTGGACAGCCCTGGCCAACGTTCTGCCGAAGCTCAGCACCGACAACGATCAGGGGGAGCTCTATCTCACCGACACGGTGGCGATGCTGCCGAAGGCCATGCACCTGGAGGTGGCCGATGCCGATGAGGTGAACGGCATCAACAACCGGCGGCAACTGGCCCAGTGCGAAGCCCTGCTGCAACAACGGCTGCGCCACCACTGGATGGATGAAGGGGTCACCTTCATTGATCCCGAAAGCTGCACCCTCAGTGAAGGCTGCAGCTTCGGCCGCGATGTGGTGATCGATCCGCAAACCCACTTCCGCGGCCGCTGCGTGATCGGCGACAACTCCCGGATCGGCCCCGGCAGTCTGATCGAGGACGCATCGGTTGGAACCAACGTGAGTGTGGTGCACTCTGTGGTGCGAGAGGCCAGCATCGGCAACGACGTTGCCATCGGTCCCTTTGCTCACCTGCGGCCGGCCGCCGATGTCGGCGATGGTTGCCGCATCGGCAACTTTGTGGAGGTGAAAAAAAGCCAGCTGGGGGCTGGCACCAAGGTGAACCACCTCAGCTACATCGGCGACGCCCAACTCGGGGAGAAGGTCAACGTGGGAGCCGGAACGATCACCGCCAACTACGACGGCGTGAACAAGCACCGCACCATGATTGGCAGCAACAGCAAAACCGGTGCCAATTCCGTGCTGGTGGCTCCCATCAACGTCGGTGAGCGCGCCACCATCGGTGCCGGGTCAACGATCACCAAGGATGTGGCGGACGGCGCCCTGGCGATTGGACGCGCCCGCCAGATGACCAAAGAAGGTTGGGCTGAACGAAAGGTCTGA
- a CDS encoding UbiD family decarboxylase, with protein sequence MALFQSGPATRDLRGFLKLLEDRGQLRRITAPVDPDLELAAIADRVLSQGGPALLFENVIGSSMPVAVNTLGTVERVVWSMGLERAEQLEELGSRLALLQQPRPPKGLEETKQFARVFWDLVKAKPDRDLSPPCRQQVFRDEEVDLDNIPLIRPWPGDAGGVITLGLVITKDPETGVPNVGVYRLQKQSVNTMTVHWLSVRGGARHLRKAAAMGKKLEVAVAIGVHPLLVMAAATPIPVQLSEWLFAGIYAGEGVRLAPCKTIDLQVPSHSEVVLEGTITPGEVLPDGPFGDHMGFYGGVEDSPLVRFHCMTQRRDPVFLTTFSGRPPKEEAMLAIALNRIYTPILRQQIPEITDFFLPMEALSYKLAVISIDKAYPGQAKRAAMAFWSALPQFTYTKFVVVVDSHINVRDPRQVVWAIAAQVDPQRDLFTLENTPFDTLDFASEQLGLGGRLAIDATTKVGPEKNHEWGEPLSRPADLEQRVSDRWAELGLEDLGTDDPDPSLFGYALDRLIQGLKTSQ encoded by the coding sequence ATGGCCCTGTTCCAATCCGGTCCGGCCACCCGAGATCTGCGGGGCTTCCTCAAGTTGCTTGAGGACCGCGGCCAGCTGCGACGGATCACGGCACCAGTGGACCCCGACCTTGAGCTGGCAGCCATTGCCGACCGGGTGTTGAGCCAAGGAGGGCCCGCCCTGCTGTTCGAGAACGTGATCGGCTCGTCGATGCCGGTGGCTGTCAACACCCTCGGCACCGTCGAAAGGGTGGTGTGGAGCATGGGTCTCGAACGGGCCGAACAGCTGGAGGAGCTGGGGTCACGCCTGGCCCTGCTGCAGCAACCCCGCCCCCCCAAAGGCCTGGAGGAAACCAAGCAGTTCGCCCGGGTCTTCTGGGACCTGGTCAAGGCCAAGCCCGACCGCGACCTCTCACCCCCCTGCCGTCAGCAGGTGTTCCGTGACGAGGAGGTTGATCTTGACAACATCCCCCTGATCCGGCCCTGGCCTGGGGATGCCGGGGGCGTGATCACGCTTGGACTGGTGATCACCAAAGACCCCGAAACCGGTGTCCCCAACGTGGGTGTTTACCGGCTTCAGAAGCAGTCGGTGAACACGATGACCGTGCACTGGTTGAGCGTGCGCGGCGGTGCCCGTCACCTGCGCAAGGCTGCCGCCATGGGCAAGAAGCTGGAGGTGGCGGTGGCCATCGGCGTGCACCCGCTGCTGGTGATGGCCGCCGCCACACCGATCCCGGTGCAACTCAGCGAGTGGCTGTTCGCAGGCATCTATGCCGGAGAAGGGGTTCGTCTGGCCCCCTGCAAAACCATCGACCTGCAGGTGCCCAGCCACAGCGAAGTGGTGCTGGAGGGAACGATCACCCCTGGTGAAGTGCTGCCGGATGGCCCCTTCGGAGATCACATGGGGTTCTACGGCGGTGTGGAGGACTCACCTCTGGTGCGCTTCCACTGCATGACCCAACGGCGGGATCCGGTGTTTCTCACCACCTTCAGCGGCCGTCCTCCCAAGGAAGAAGCGATGCTGGCCATCGCGCTGAACCGGATCTACACGCCGATCCTGCGGCAGCAGATTCCAGAGATCACCGACTTCTTCCTGCCAATGGAAGCCCTCAGCTACAAGCTGGCGGTGATCTCGATCGACAAGGCCTATCCGGGGCAGGCCAAGCGTGCTGCCATGGCCTTCTGGAGTGCCCTGCCGCAATTCACTTACACCAAGTTCGTTGTGGTGGTGGACAGTCACATCAACGTGCGCGACCCGCGTCAGGTGGTCTGGGCCATCGCGGCCCAGGTGGATCCCCAGCGCGACCTGTTCACCCTGGAGAACACCCCCTTCGACACCCTGGACTTCGCCAGCGAGCAGTTGGGCCTTGGGGGACGACTGGCCATTGACGCCACCACCAAGGTGGGACCTGAGAAAAATCACGAATGGGGTGAACCCCTGAGCCGTCCTGCGGATCTGGAACAACGGGTCAGCGACCGCTGGGCCGAGCTGGGTCTGGAGGACCTCGGCACCGACGACCCCGACCCCAGCCTGTTCGGCTATGCCCTCGATCGCCTGATTCAGGGACTGAAGACCAGCCAATAG